In Euphorbia lathyris chromosome 2, ddEupLath1.1, whole genome shotgun sequence, the sequence aaagatgttagaaatgtaaactaacccCTAAAAATGGCTACTTTAGTAATTGTCCTTTGAATCAAAgattcaattttgaattgaatttGTTAATGGGTATTTAGGGTAATTAAACGGGTTTGATTTAATTCTTTATATTTTTGGGGGAAAATGCAGGTTTTTTCAGATCAGGATCGGCTTTTATGAACATGTTGCTGGCAACACTGAAAATAGTAGCTGAGTATTATCCATGCAGGCTTTACAAGGGTTTTATAATAGACCCACCTTCTCTATTCTCCTATCTATGGAAggtaataaattaattaaaattcatCCTAATTTAGTAAATGTCTTTTGTCTTCATTACACTTAAAAAGTCTTTTACTGTTTAAACCTGCGAGATCTGCTCTGCATAGTGGTTGTAACTGTTTGACTAAGTGctctatttacttttttttaactgGGTCCATCTTTTTTACCTAAGTCAAAACTTATCCTCTTTTTTCTTAGTACAAATTTTCATCATCATATTCATACATACTTGCATTACATAGGATTTTTTCTGTTTACTTTAGTTGTTAATTACTTATATATCCCTGTCTTGTAATGAATTTTTTGGTCTCAAAGGTTGAAAAATGTGGCTTTGGATATTTTTGacaatttcttttccttttcacaTCAATGTTGTTGTCTAAATAAAGTGGCACAAACATTAATAATTGTGTCATGTGAAGGATTATGTCTTAATTTAATACTTAATTTCTCAGATTTCAGTTTGTATGAAGgcttaattaattttgatgtCGTGGCTGCAGGGTGTGCGTCCATTTGTTGAGCTATCAACGGTCACGATGGTCGTTTCATCATTGGACTTTGAAGAATCACTTGAGTTTAATGATTTCTCCTCCTATCCACGAGCCTCGTCACTCCGATTCGATCCTTCGTCACTCAAATCAACGGCTAAGATCGGTTCATGCTCTTCCTCGAGATTTTCCTTCACCGTGTCCCACAATTTTGACTCTCTCAAACCATGGTACCTCACGTTGACCGACACGTCATCATGCAAAGTGGGACCCACTAGCCCATCCCCTTTCGGCCCCGCATTGATCTCGCCGTCGAACGCTAGGTCTTATTCCTTCGCCTCACCGGCAGCCCGGACGCCGCTAAGCGCCATCAACGGTGGCCGATACGGTGGCGCTAGATCAAATTCAAAGAGAAGTCTATTCCCGTCCACACCACTGCCGCAACGTGTGACCTCCCGTGAGTCCATCAAAATATCTCACCCACGGACCCCGCGTCCCTCTTTCCTCCAATCACCGGCTATGTTTTTCCGGAAGGATTGCCACGTCAGTAGGACGGAGAAATCTAGAGAGTCGTTCGTAccatttttgaaattttatagACGGCCATACGATGAGATGATTTACAGGTCAAAGATGCGGCCCCCACTTGGCGGACTCATATCCATTGTCTCTCCACACATCAGACGCCGCCACATGTCAGTATCTCAACGATACTAAATTGAATCAAGCCCCATTCAATATTTTGTAAGAAGAAAACGTGAGTTTTCGAAGAGAGAGAGTAAATAGTGCTACATTACATTAACTAGTGTGTCAAATGTCAATGGCAACGACACTAAGTActaataattgattaattattacttaatttttgATGTCTTAATTATGCATTGATTgccctaaaaaaaaaaattggaaaacgACTACGTACGAGGTGGGTTATGAATTGTTGTGCACCATGTTTAATTTTGAGTTATGTATAAGTACTAATactatattatataattaaattaaattaattaaacaaattaagTCAAAAGTCCACGTTTTAGGGCATATTGGACGAAGATAGCGTGGTCGAAACGTTGAAAAATTGCATTGGAAATCTatgtttaaagaaaaaaaaaatctttgttTCATTTCAATTTTCAAGCTAATTATTTCacatttacatgaatttaaatctatatatatatatgtaataagTATTTCCTCTTCTTATGTTTGTCTAGTTTTGTGGGGGAATATCTAGGACttgtttaaattaataataaattaaaaataacccAAACTTTGAAGACTTTTGGTTTGGCATGTACTTTTGTATTTGTAATATTtgttagtattattattattatattattaaaaaactaGTTGGTCAGTTGATTTTATTACAGTAATAATAAAATGAAGGGTTCACTTTAATAGGAATATGTGTCGTGTTTTATTACAGAAGTCAAATGGAGCTTCTGATTCTATTATATAGTATATGTATGTAGAGACAAAGATAATACGTATATTAAATAAGTTTGTTGGTGTGATAATTGTCGTTTATGAGTTGTCGTTTAGATATCAAGGTAGTAATATTATTGgtaaaaaaatgaagttaggaggAGTAATTGGAAAATGGGGAGTTGTCTGTTGCttgaggaaggtatcaatcaaaTTGGACAGCAGTACCAAGGAGTTTGGAGTTTattctttgtttgtttgttgtGTAATGAGTTTGAAAATGGAAGTGTCATTTTCGTTTGGTTTTTTAAGTAAGGGAACTGTGGTTAATGCCCAGATTTTATGCATATGCTACAGTTGAGAACTCGTATAGTCCAAAATATTAACTCGAGTTCCTTAATTATTGTGAATTGGATATGTAAATGTGTACTTGTTTGTGAATTTCTAGTTCCTTTGGGGCTCAAAATGGAATAATCAACAAAACTAGGGTTAGATTGGTTAGTAAATGGACtaggaaaataaaaatgtacttaaaaaaatatgagataatACATCATCAACCCCAAGTCCTCCAAAACTGCAACAGACCCTTTGTCATCggctgaacttgtttaaaactGTAACAGATccttaaactttaaaatatcACAACTTTTCAGGTTG encodes:
- the LOC136216624 gene encoding uncharacterized protein, with translation MGNKQEQDHQNNLVDTVEAVLNLVRKQAPLTVKQEKFCNSGCVERFLRAKGQNVKKAAKHLRTCLSWRENIGTDQLIADEFSAELAEGLAFLAGHDDESRPVMIFRIKQDYQKLHSQKMFTRLLVFTLEVAISTMPKNVEQFVILFDGSFFRSGSAFMNMLLATLKIVAEYYPCRLYKGFIIDPPSLFSYLWKGVRPFVELSTVTMVVSSLDFEESLEFNDFSSYPRASSLRFDPSSLKSTAKIGSCSSSRFSFTVSHNFDSLKPWYLTLTDTSSCKVGPTSPSPFGPALISPSNARSYSFASPAARTPLSAINGGRYGGARSNSKRSLFPSTPLPQRVTSRESIKISHPRTPRPSFLQSPAMFFRKDCHVSRTEKSRESFVPFLKFYRRPYDEMIYRSKMRPPLGGLISIVSPHIRRRHMSVSQRY